A genomic region of Vitis riparia cultivar Riparia Gloire de Montpellier isolate 1030 unplaced genomic scaffold, EGFV_Vit.rip_1.0 scaffold650_pilon_pilon, whole genome shotgun sequence contains the following coding sequences:
- the LOC117910211 gene encoding uncharacterized protein LOC117910211 encodes MARPSYHRLFNQRILKLVMVLVGFCLACCILGPPLYWHFKGSSRAQTSCGSCDCGCDSDTTFSITLDCGDHDPDMKEEMKKGRLALLAEELRLQKNVTDDRLERTKELTTEVRKASSQYRKEVEKCSIGIETCEEAREKAEAALVDELKLSALWEERARELGWSHGI; translated from the exons ATGGCTCGTCCCTCATACCACAGGTTATTCAACCAAAGAATTCTGAAATTGGTGATGGTTTTGGTGGGCTTTTGTTTGGCTTGTTGCATTTTAGGACCACCATTATACTGGCACTTCAAGGGGAGTTCGAGAGCTCAAACTTCATGTGGTTCATGTGATTGTGGCTGTGATTCAGATACCACCTTCTCCATTACTCTAG ATTGTGGCGATCATGACCCAGACatgaaagaagaaatgaagaagggGAGATTGGCTTTACTAGCAGAGGAGCTACGTCTCCAGAAAAATGTAACTGATGACCGCCTGGAACGCACCAAGGAACTAACAACGGAAGTTAGGAAAGCCTCTTCACAGTACAGAAAGGAAGTAGAAAAATGCAGCATAGGAATAGAAACATGCGAAGAAGCGAGGGAGAAAGCTGAAGCAGCCCTAGTGGATGAACTTAAGCTTTCAGCGTTGTGGGAGGAGCGAGCTCGTGAACTAGGATGGAGCCATGGCATATAG
- the LOC117910212 gene encoding uncharacterized protein LOC117910212 — MDIDLALRMPKPDELNEQSTQEDEVYWGKWERSNRLSLMIMKRGIPEAFRGAVTDEVTNASDFLAEIQKRFAKNDKAETSTLLASLISMKYKGKGNVREYIMEMSHLASKLKALKLELSDDLLVHLVLISLPAQFNQFKRKRD, encoded by the exons ATGGATATAGACTTAGCCTTGAGAATGCCCAAACCCGATGAACTCAATGAGCAAAGTACTCAAGAGGATGAGGTTTATTGGGGTAAGTGGGAACGTTCAAATAGGCTAagtcttatgatcatgaagCGCGGAATTCCAGAAGCTTTCAGGGGTGCGGTAACCGATGAGGTTACTAATGCCAGTGACTTCCTTGCGGAAATTCAGAAACGTTTTGCCAAAAACGATAAGGCTGAAACGAGCACGCTTTTAGCAAGCTTGATTTCAATGAAGTATAAAGGCAAGGGTAATGTTCGGGAGTACATCATGGAGATGTCTCATCTTGCTTCAAAACTTAAGGCTTTGAAACTTGAGTTATCTGATGATTTACTCGTGCATTTGGTTCTCATCTCTCTTCCTgcacaatttaatcaattcaag aggaagagagattga